The DNA sequence TCGAGGGCGAGGAGCACGTGACCTGGTATCCCGAAGTGAAGGAACCGGTCGTGATCTCCTTCGGTGCTGCAGTAGCTGAAATACACCAGCGGGCGGACCAGTTTCCAAAACCTTACTGTCGTCATCATTTCGATCTGCAATACCTGCTGGACGGTCCGCTGCAGACGCTGGGGTCCATCCTGCAAGAGCGGCGCGGCGAAGACCTGACTTTCTTCAAGGATTACGCCGAGCACATGCGCCGGCAGATCAGCGGACTTGGAAAGGGTAAGGACATCTACGGTCTCATCCACGCCGATCTGCACGTCGGAAACATCCTGTACCATCCCGATAACGGCTACTGCATCCTTGATTTTGACCAGTGTGCCTTCGGCTGGCGGGCCTATGACGTGGCGACCTTCAAGTACAACATCATCGAGACGGTGCCCGACCATCTGACGGACGAGATCTGGCGCTGCTTCCTGGAGGGATATAACCAGGTGCGCCCATTGACGCAGGTGGAGCTGGACTGCCTGCCGGTATTCGCGAATGCCTGGACGCTATGGGATATCGGCGAGACGCTGGTGCTGGCTACGCAGTGGGGCGGTCACCGGCCGGACCTGGTCGAGGGAGATCTAAACCAGGATGAGTATCTGGACGAGGCGGTGGCGGCGTTGCGGGGGATGGTGTGAGTGTGAGTATTGTGCGAGGTTTCGCAACCAATAACGACTGACATATCATATGAGGGATTTCGAAGATAACAGATCAGTTGATTATAGTACGTTTATGCTTCTACCAAACCATACACAATTGCACTACGGGCATCGAGGTGACGGCTTCGGTCCTAGCATCGGTGAGTTGATCTATGGATAGACACCAAGCAGAGAAGCAGCTGAAAATCGCGGTAGATGATCCGAATGTACGATTTCGCGAAGGCCAATGGGAAGCGATTGACGCTCTAGTAAATCAGAGACGAAAATTGATCGTTGTTCAATATACAGGTTGGGGCAAAAGCTCAGTCTATTTCATAAGTACTCGTATTCTACGCGACCGGGGCGCCGGCGTAACGGTTATCGTATCGCCTCTCCTAGCATTGATGCGAAACCAAATTGATGCAGCGCAAAGGCTTGGTATCCGAGCGGAAACTATAAACTCCACGAATCAGTACAATTGGCCTGATATAAAACAGGATTTGCAATCCGACCGTGTTGATGCATTACTGATTTCACCAGAACGGCTTTCGAATGAGGAGTTCGTTGACGAAGTTTTGTTACCGGTGGCTGATCGCGTAGGCCTGTTTGTCGTTGATGAGGTACATTGCATCTCCGACTGGGGTCACGACTTTCGCCCCGACTATCAGCGATTGGTAAACGTGTTGAAACAAATGCCGCCGAATATGCCGGTTCTTGGTACCACCGCTACTGCCAATAACAGAGTAATTGAAGACATTGAAGCACTGCTAGGCGACATCGAAATCCATCGCGGTTCACTAGTCAGGAAAAGCCTTGTACTGCAAACACTGCGTCTACCAGATCAAGCGTCTCGGCTTGCTTGGTTAGCAAGGCATATCCCCAAGCTTCCCGGAACCGGAATTGTATATGTGCTGACAGTACGAGACGCCGAACAGGTTGCACAGTGGTTGCGACAAAAGGGGATAGAAGCATACGCTTATTATGGGAACGTGAATCACGACGACTTCGAGGACAGCAACCAGTATCGTCTTTATCTGGAAGAATGCTTGTATAAGAACGAGATAAAGACACTGGTGGCTACTACTGCTCTAGGTATGGGCTATGACAAGCCGGATGTAGGCTTTGTGGTACATTACCAGGCTCCTAGTTCTGTAGTGGCGTATTACCAACAGGTTGGCCGTGCGGGAAGAGCAATTGACACGGCTTACGGAGTTTTAATAGCAGGGATGGAGGATGATGAAATCCACGAGTATTTCCGTCGTACTGCGTTTCCAGATGAGGAACATGTAAACAGTATCCTTGCTGTTTTGGCTGAATATGATGAATTATCGATCGCCCAAATTCAGCAACATCTCAATCTCAGGTACGGGCAGATCGATAAGGTATTGAAGATACTAAGTGTTGAAAATCCATCGCCTGTGATTAGGGATGGTTACCGATGGCGCCGGACAGCGGTACCATACCAGATAGACCGCACTAAAATCGAACGCCTGTCATCGCAAAGAGAAATCGAGTGGCAGGAAGTCCAAGATTACATTGATTCAGAGATCTGCCTGATGTCCTTCCTGAGGAATTCACTCGATGATCCGGAAAACGAAAAGTGCTGGCGATGTTCAGTCTGTATTGGCGAACCTGTTTTGGATATCGATTTAGACCAATTGCCAATCGTTGAGGCAACTCGTTTCCTGAAACAAGGAGATATGCCATTCAAGACGAAAGTACGGGTAGCTGATGATGCGTTTCCAACATATGGCTTTCAAGGCTACCTGCCTCAGGAGTTACGGTCATCCGAAGGAAGGATAATGTCGCGTTGGGGAGATGCGGGTTGGGGTCGAATGATTGCTGCCGACAAGAAGACAGGTGTTTTTCGAGATGAGTTGGTGGCCGCCATGGCAGAGATGATCGAAAAGCGATGGCAACCACATCCCAAGCCAGAATGGGTAACCTGGGTACCATCGATCAGACAACCAACGTTGGTATCTGATTTTGCAATTAGACTCGCGATACAATTACAGTTGCCTTTCGTTGACGCCATACACAAGATTACAGATAATGAACCCCAGAAGGATCAGCAGAACATCTTTCATCAGAGCAAAAACCTGGATGGCGTTTTCAGGATTTCAGATCAGATTCCCGAAGGTCCCGCTATACTGGTTGATGACGTTATCGATTCAGGTTGGACAATGACGGTGCTAACCACTTTGTTGCGACAGGCTGGAGCCGGGTCGATCTATCCCGTGGCATTGGCTTCAGCGGATTCTGGGAATTGAATGTCAGAACTATATAGAACACAGGCTATCCTGTTATTAAGCGCTCATTTCTCACAGGTGGGAAATGATGCGGCCAAACCGTTGACGATCAGTGAGTGGAAGCGATTTGCAGGATGGCTTCGGAAACGCGACATGAATCCATGGGATCTAATGACCGGGGACATCCATGAGCAGTTAACGGAGTGGTCTGATAAGTCTATTACACTAGAGCGTCTTAAAAGGCTCTTGGACAGAGGTGGAGCTCTTGCAATCGCGATGGAGAAATGGACCGGTGCAGGTCTTTGGGTTCTGACACGAGAGGACTATCCAAAGCGGTTCAAAAAACGACTGGGGAACGCTGCGCCAATCGTCGTGTTTGGTAGTGGGAACAAATCCATGTTGAAGGATGGAGGGTTGGCTGTAGTAGGCTCGCGCAACGCGGCGGAGGAAGACCTGGCGTACAGTTCTGGTGTAGGGGTTGTGGCCGCTGGAAGTGGCCTAACGGTTGTGTCCGGTGGTGCGAGAGGAGTAGATGAATCCGCAATGCTTGGAGCGCTCGCAAACTGTGGTAACGTGATCGGAGTGCTAGCGGACAATCTTTTGCGAACTAGTTCGAGTCTAAAGTATCGTAGACACCTTCAGGATCAGAATCTCGTTCTGATTTCTACCACAAATCCAGAATCGGGTTTCAACACAGCCAAAGCTATGGAGCGCAATAAATACATCTACTGTCTATCTGATGCAGCGATAGTCGTTCACTCCGGCGTTAAAGGCGGCACTTGGACTGGTGCCATGGAAAATCATAGGAAGAAATGGGTGCCAACCTGGGTCAAACGTACCGCTGACAGAAAAGCAGGAAATGAGGACATTGTTAATCGAGGGGGAGGACAGTGGGCTCCTTA is a window from the Gemmatimonadota bacterium genome containing:
- a CDS encoding phosphotransferase → EGEEHVTWYPEVKEPVVISFGAAVAEIHQRADQFPKPYCRHHFDLQYLLDGPLQTLGSILQERRGEDLTFFKDYAEHMRRQISGLGKGKDIYGLIHADLHVGNILYHPDNGYCILDFDQCAFGWRAYDVATFKYNIIETVPDHLTDEIWRCFLEGYNQVRPLTQVELDCLPVFANAWTLWDIGETLVLATQWGGHRPDLVEGDLNQDEYLDEAVAALRGMV
- a CDS encoding RecQ family ATP-dependent DNA helicase, whose amino-acid sequence is MDRHQAEKQLKIAVDDPNVRFREGQWEAIDALVNQRRKLIVVQYTGWGKSSVYFISTRILRDRGAGVTVIVSPLLALMRNQIDAAQRLGIRAETINSTNQYNWPDIKQDLQSDRVDALLISPERLSNEEFVDEVLLPVADRVGLFVVDEVHCISDWGHDFRPDYQRLVNVLKQMPPNMPVLGTTATANNRVIEDIEALLGDIEIHRGSLVRKSLVLQTLRLPDQASRLAWLARHIPKLPGTGIVYVLTVRDAEQVAQWLRQKGIEAYAYYGNVNHDDFEDSNQYRLYLEECLYKNEIKTLVATTALGMGYDKPDVGFVVHYQAPSSVVAYYQQVGRAGRAIDTAYGVLIAGMEDDEIHEYFRRTAFPDEEHVNSILAVLAEYDELSIAQIQQHLNLRYGQIDKVLKILSVENPSPVIRDGYRWRRTAVPYQIDRTKIERLSSQREIEWQEVQDYIDSEICLMSFLRNSLDDPENEKCWRCSVCIGEPVLDIDLDQLPIVEATRFLKQGDMPFKTKVRVADDAFPTYGFQGYLPQELRSSEGRIMSRWGDAGWGRMIAADKKTGVFRDELVAAMAEMIEKRWQPHPKPEWVTWVPSIRQPTLVSDFAIRLAIQLQLPFVDAIHKITDNEPQKDQQNIFHQSKNLDGVFRISDQIPEGPAILVDDVIDSGWTMTVLTTLLRQAGAGSIYPVALASADSGN
- a CDS encoding DNA-processing protein DprA, which codes for MNPWDLMTGDIHEQLTEWSDKSITLERLKRLLDRGGALAIAMEKWTGAGLWVLTREDYPKRFKKRLGNAAPIVVFGSGNKSMLKDGGLAVVGSRNAAEEDLAYSSGVGVVAAGSGLTVVSGGARGVDESAMLGALANCGNVIGVLADNLLRTSSSLKYRRHLQDQNLVLISTTNPESGFNTAKAMERNKYIYCLSDAAIVVHSGVKGGTWTGAMENHRKKWVPTWVKRTADRKAGNEDIVNRGGGQWAPYKIADVVQQVRLSVDTSNQTYSEAESKLVIGEGKNLYSGIHADLTLGLETDIQKGGDASDDEVAGEYPDSNAELHMIDKNLGFYEVFISKVRILCENDPKNRTQLADILQLKKTQLDEWLNQAVLEGKLEKLSKPVRYIWRSAEQGKIF